From the Priestia koreensis genome, one window contains:
- a CDS encoding phosphatase PAP2 family protein, producing the protein MKLKFLLTKAFLISLLSIIAFGSIAYFVRRDDIVAFDRPIISFVQGLENPALTPIMKFFTWLGSTTTVIVLSLLIIILFYTVLRHRFELILFVWVMAGSTILNQVLKALFHRERPTFHRLIEELGYSFPSGHSMGALSLYGVVSFLLWRHISTKFGRGLLVAFSTIFILAIGISRIYLGVHYPSDVLAAYFASAFWLIISISYFQRYMKRRSNRTINHQSSI; encoded by the coding sequence ATGAAACTAAAATTTTTATTAACAAAAGCATTTCTCATTAGCTTACTATCCATTATTGCCTTTGGATCAATTGCCTATTTCGTAAGGCGAGATGATATTGTGGCATTTGATCGACCCATTATCTCCTTTGTACAAGGATTGGAAAATCCCGCTCTCACACCGATAATGAAGTTCTTCACATGGCTAGGCTCAACTACAACGGTCATCGTTCTTTCGCTTCTCATTATTATTCTATTTTATACGGTGCTTCGCCACCGCTTTGAATTAATTTTATTTGTATGGGTAATGGCAGGCTCAACAATTCTTAACCAAGTATTAAAAGCATTATTTCACCGCGAACGACCAACGTTTCATCGGTTAATTGAAGAGCTAGGCTACAGCTTTCCAAGCGGTCATTCAATGGGCGCCCTTTCCTTATATGGAGTCGTATCGTTTCTACTATGGCGTCATATCTCAACGAAGTTCGGGCGAGGATTGTTAGTAGCGTTCAGTACCATTTTTATTTTAGCCATTGGCATTAGCCGTATTTATCTAGGCGTTCACTATCCAAGCGACGTGCTAGCTGCTTATTTTGCTAGCGCCTTTTGGCTCATTATTTCAATCTCGTATTTCCAGCGCTATATGAAGCGTAGAAGCAATCGTACGATTAATCACCAATCATCGATCTAG